From one Bacteroidota bacterium genomic stretch:
- a CDS encoding glycosyltransferase family 4 protein has translation MRIGIEAFRIFRNHKHGMDIVAIEQIKKLQSLDKINTYYLFCFHGPDHFLIQESENFKIIRLPRLPSPFMEQVILPILSFAYQLDLLHSTGNTSPLFLSCKRLITLHDIIYLENNECSFGGSIYQKIGKWYRRQVVPIVIKKAEMLVTVSASEQRTIENFSPELIGKVCCIYNAVSSHFMLKPIAQTLTSALHYKLPREPYILFHGNTDPKKNTINVLKAFDIFKRKSDSKIKLVITDLSSGVLNQLLKNHQLSGLKSEIHLTNYVHNSEMPDLYNRALIYLYPSLRESFGIPLLEAMACGTPVITSDCSAMPEIAGGSALLANPASPENIADAILKLYKDEKLRWMYTQRGLERVRNFNWHSSTEKLLQLYSTLLKPALSKTPNLSKSEGQPAFTS, from the coding sequence ATGAGAATAGGTATTGAGGCGTTCAGGATTTTTCGTAACCATAAACATGGGATGGATATTGTGGCCATCGAACAAATAAAGAAGCTTCAATCTTTAGATAAAATCAATACCTACTATTTATTCTGCTTTCATGGTCCGGATCATTTTTTAATTCAGGAAAGTGAAAATTTTAAGATTATCAGATTACCTCGTCTGCCAAGTCCCTTTATGGAGCAGGTAATTTTACCAATACTTTCCTTCGCCTATCAACTCGATCTTTTACACTCTACGGGAAACACTTCTCCCCTATTTCTATCCTGTAAAAGATTAATCACACTACATGATATTATTTATCTGGAGAATAATGAATGTTCCTTTGGCGGATCCATCTATCAAAAGATTGGGAAATGGTATAGAAGACAAGTTGTACCCATAGTCATCAAAAAGGCGGAAATGCTGGTTACTGTTTCCGCTTCTGAACAACGAACAATTGAAAACTTCTCCCCTGAATTAATTGGAAAGGTCTGTTGCATTTATAATGCTGTTTCTTCGCATTTCATGTTGAAACCAATAGCGCAAACATTAACATCCGCGCTTCACTACAAACTTCCCCGTGAACCCTATATTCTATTTCACGGTAATACGGACCCAAAAAAAAACACCATCAATGTACTGAAGGCTTTTGACATTTTCAAAAGAAAGAGTGATAGTAAAATTAAACTAGTTATCACAGATTTATCATCAGGTGTTCTAAATCAACTTCTGAAAAATCATCAACTGAGTGGTTTGAAGTCGGAAATTCATCTGACCAACTACGTCCATAATTCTGAAATGCCGGATTTGTACAACAGAGCTTTAATTTATCTCTATCCCTCCTTACGTGAAAGTTTCGGGATACCTCTGCTTGAAGCGATGGCTTGCGGTACTCCAGTGATTACTTCTGATTGTTCGGCAATGCCGGAAATTGCCGGAGGAAGTGCACTATTGGCTAATCCTGCTTCACCTGAAAATATTGCGGATGCCATTTTGAAATTATATAAAGACGAGAAGCTTAGATGGATGTATACTCAAAGGGGTTTGGAGCGGGTTAGAAATTTTAATTGGCATTCTTCCACCGAAAAATTGTTACAACTGTACTCGACTCTTCTTAAGCCTGCGC
- a CDS encoding glycosyltransferase, which translates to MNSHKIKILETIRQGQIGGGESHVLDLVRNLNKDQFEPVVLSFTHGPMVDELRKLNIKTYVVETLKPFNITTYKAVKNIIRKEEIDILHAHGTRSLSNTIFPAKSMGIPIVYTVHGWSFHQDQAFHVRQVRELSEKFLTDNVDVTISVSRSNQQDGLQRFNMKRSRVINYGINLEKFDPQRKLKDLRDELKIQPGKTVVGYLVRMTVQKDPFTLIKAIAEVSKSTRDIQFLFIGDGDLKKESMEMVSQMGISDMVTFHPFRTDIPEVLNTFDIYTLPSLWEGLPIGMLKTMKFFTNL; encoded by the coding sequence ATGAATAGTCATAAAATCAAAATTCTTGAAACCATCCGACAAGGACAAATTGGAGGTGGCGAATCGCATGTCCTGGATTTGGTACGTAATCTCAACAAAGACCAGTTTGAGCCGGTGGTCCTTTCCTTCACACATGGCCCCATGGTAGATGAGCTTCGAAAATTGAACATCAAGACTTATGTCGTTGAAACATTAAAGCCATTCAATATCACCACGTACAAGGCTGTTAAAAACATCATCCGAAAAGAGGAAATAGATATTCTGCATGCTCACGGAACGAGATCATTAAGTAACACTATTTTTCCGGCAAAATCGATGGGAATCCCAATTGTATATACTGTACATGGCTGGTCGTTTCATCAGGATCAGGCTTTTCATGTCCGACAGGTAAGAGAACTTTCAGAAAAATTTCTGACAGATAATGTAGATGTCACCATCAGTGTTTCCCGTTCCAATCAACAGGATGGACTTCAGCGTTTCAACATGAAGAGAAGTCGTGTGATTAACTATGGAATCAATCTGGAAAAATTCGATCCCCAACGTAAATTAAAGGATCTGAGAGATGAATTAAAAATACAGCCGGGAAAAACTGTTGTGGGTTATTTAGTCCGGATGACTGTACAAAAAGACCCTTTTACATTGATCAAGGCTATAGCCGAAGTGTCGAAATCTACAAGGGATATACAGTTCTTGTTCATTGGAGATGGGGATTTGAAAAAAGAAAGCATGGAAATGGTAAGTCAAATGGGGATTAGCGACATGGTCACTTTTCATCCCTTCCGTACTGATATTCCTGAAGTCTTAAACACATTCGACATCTATACATTACCATCACTTTGGGAAGGCTTGCCTATTGGAATGCTAAAAACAATGAAATTCTTTACAAATCTCTAA
- a CDS encoding glycosyltransferase codes for MAVLHFISLLLFALCFITVAYTFFFSVAGHFYKRKTFSNNDKFKKIAVLIPSYKEDAVIVNSARQALLQNYPSHFYDVYVIADSLQEDTINDLKKLPIQLLEVAFEVSTKAKALNEAFRRITKSYDFAVILDADNIMSQGFLEKINNAAVSGCYAIQGHRTAKNKNTQYAILDAISEEANNHIMRKGQVAVGLSSSVIGSGMAFSFLYLKQVMSEIEAVGGFDKELEMTLIADNHKIIYLDDAYVLDEKVQKSEVFANQRTRWVAAQFVYLKKYWLKGLLNLLIGRFDYANKVMHYALVPKVILIGVLAIMGSLNLLFTNLLPGATAWFVLLLSYFLAYAIAIPRSYWNMGMIQAILSLPKTILVMFGALLQIKGANKKFIHTPHSASFEKTTI; via the coding sequence ATGGCTGTACTTCACTTCATCTCCTTACTACTATTTGCCTTATGTTTCATCACAGTGGCTTATACATTTTTCTTCTCCGTAGCCGGTCATTTTTATAAGCGCAAAACATTTTCAAATAATGATAAGTTCAAGAAAATAGCAGTCCTAATACCCTCCTATAAAGAAGATGCCGTTATTGTAAATTCTGCCAGGCAAGCCTTACTTCAAAATTACCCTTCTCATTTTTACGATGTTTATGTTATAGCGGATTCTCTTCAGGAGGACACCATCAATGACTTAAAAAAACTTCCCATTCAATTACTTGAAGTTGCTTTTGAAGTAAGCACTAAAGCAAAAGCATTAAATGAGGCATTTAGAAGAATAACCAAGTCGTATGATTTTGCTGTTATCCTCGATGCAGACAACATCATGTCGCAGGGTTTTCTGGAAAAGATCAACAATGCTGCTGTTTCAGGTTGCTATGCCATTCAGGGGCATCGGACGGCAAAAAATAAAAATACCCAATATGCCATACTGGATGCAATCAGTGAAGAAGCCAATAATCACATTATGCGCAAAGGGCAGGTGGCCGTAGGACTATCCTCCTCCGTAATTGGAAGTGGCATGGCATTTTCCTTTCTCTACCTCAAGCAAGTGATGTCAGAAATTGAGGCCGTTGGCGGATTTGACAAAGAACTTGAAATGACTTTGATTGCCGATAATCATAAAATCATTTATCTGGATGATGCTTATGTTTTGGATGAAAAGGTCCAGAAATCGGAGGTGTTTGCCAATCAACGCACCAGATGGGTAGCAGCACAATTCGTCTACTTGAAGAAATATTGGCTAAAGGGATTATTAAATCTACTCATTGGTCGATTTGATTATGCCAATAAAGTAATGCATTATGCACTCGTTCCAAAAGTTATTTTAATTGGTGTGCTGGCTATTATGGGTAGTTTGAATCTCCTTTTTACTAATCTCTTGCCGGGTGCTACCGCCTGGTTTGTTCTATTGCTCTCGTACTTTTTAGCCTATGCGATTGCCATACCCCGCTCCTACTGGAACATGGGTATGATACAGGCCATCCTCAGTTTACCGAAAACAATTTTAGTCATGTTTGGAGCTCTTCTGCAAATAAAAGGAGCGAATAAAAAATTCATACATACACCTCATTCAGCATCATTCGAAAAAACTACCATTTAA